The following is a genomic window from Nicotiana tabacum cultivar K326 chromosome 3, ASM71507v2, whole genome shotgun sequence.
TGCAGCTATCACATGAAATCAAGCAGTAAAAATGGAAGTTAACTAAATTACCGCACCAATTTAACGTATCTCAGTTGCACCAGAGGTGCCTTCCAACTCCAGGTAAGATCCCATTACAGCATCCAAATGCATTAAACTGGGGTTATTTGTACCAAAAGATGCAACAGTTTTTTGCATTCATATACAGAAGGGAACAAACTAAAAGCTAATGGGGTGATATAGAAAATCGCGCAAACACTAATGCTGCAAAATCTTAATAACATAATATGTAATTGCACCAGTAATTTAACAACAACATACCCGGTGTAATCCAACAAGTGGAGTCTGACAGGATTTGAATGCATCTGCCGAGAGTCGAACCTGAGTCTATTTTTGGAAGGCAATTATCCTAACCGTTGGACTATACACACTGGTTAAATTGCACTAGTAATTTGAATTTCGATATCTCTTTCCTCCAATTAGGAGTCAGTTTGATCAAGTAAAATATTAATTCGTGTATTTAGCCTTAACAGTCTTAAATCCTCAAATAAACTGTAGGCGAAAGTGAAAAAAGAATCTTGGTTTTTATAATATCTCATTCACGGAGCTGCAGCAGAAATCGTAACATGTCATGATTTCTGAAATCAAACATCGTCgctacttatttttctttttatttatcttattagggatgttaaaatcctaacttttGTAGCTGAGATCTTTTTGTATATTTGTTGCCATGTGATTTTTGTAGTTCTAAATTAAGTAAACACCAGCAGCTTCACATTAATTTCTTCTCTTCTCTCACCCCGTTTAATATCATTTTAGACTTCCATATATCATCATAACTACGTATATCAAGAAACGAGTACAATTCGTGATTCAATGAGCTTGCTTGTGCAGAATTGAACACTTAACGCAACTGCCATATGTAATCAACCAGCAACCGAGAGCCGATGATTTGATTACACCTAGTTTAGACTACTGACAAACTCAAGCCTGATCATTCTAAGTGCAGAAAGAGCATCTCCCATGCTAATTCTTGCATCAGGTGTCACTAAGGTGCAGCTCAAAGCTAATTTCATGATAGATAACACACACTGCAGCTTTGCGTCCGTTTGGTCATTTCTTGGTTGTACCAAATTAGTATCCACCACCTTATGAATTCTACTTGGAAAAGAATCACTAACCCAACGTCGTATGGTCAAGTCTCCAGTAAAAATCTCATCACTTGGTCTCATTCTTGTAAATGTCTCCATCATCAGGATGCCAAAACTATAAACATCGCAACTCGTGGATACTATTCCATCTTGGCCATACTCTGCAATGACAGTGGAAAATGATCAGGAAAGCTTCCTAGTTAGCAAGGAATAGGCTAAAACAGGAGAGTATCGATCTGTATCTAGGGGAAATAATTATTTTGGAAATTCTAATGATATGAGAAAGCCTTAAAAAGTTCAATTACCTGGAGCAATATACCCGAGGGTTGCAATTGTTCCTGTTTGAACAAAATTCTCCCCTGCACCTAGTAATTTTGCAATGCCGAAATCAGTGACATGGCCAACCATTTCTTGATCTAGCAAGACATTGCTTGGCTTCAAGTCGCAATGCACAACTGGTGTTGAATAGCCATTGTGGAGATAGTCCATTGCAGATGCAACATCTATCATTATATCTAATCTCCGCAATAAGTTCAAGAACAAGTTGTGAGAGTATAACCATTTATCAAGTGCCCCATTGGGCATGTATTCCAACACTAAGGCCTTGAAATCAAGGTTGGAGCAGCTGGTGATGATTTTGGTCAGATTTCTGTGGCGAAGGTTGCGTAGCATCTCACATTCGGTATCAAAACTTTTGAATGCACCCTCCAATTGCACATTGAATACCTTTGCTGCTAAAGGGGTTCCATCCTTAAGTGTTCCTTTGTAAACCGTGCTGAAACTCCCATTACCAAGTAAGTTGCTTTCATCGAATCCTTCTGTTGCTTGTTCAAGTTCATAATAGGAAATTCTTTCATGTCCTATTATCGGGGACACTTCTGCTTGGCCTGCATTCTTCTTTATCATTTGCATTCTTAAATATACACATGTGAAGGCTAATGCAAGAAACAGCAGGCCCACTCCCAAAAGGGTATACAAAACCAAGGTTGCCTTTTTTGTCTTGGTAGATTTTATGATGCATGGTGACACATGAAACCTGGAGTCACCACAGAGTGCATTATTGGACAAGAAAGATTGACCTGTGGCATTTGTAAAAGGACCACCGGTGGGAATCTCTCCACTAAGTTCATTAAATGAGATGTTCAGGTATTTTAGATACACAAGAGCTTCTAGTGACTTTGGAATTTCACCGCTAAGATTGTTATAGCTCAAATCCAAGAATTCCAAAGCCAACATTTCTCCAAATGAATCTGGAATATACCCATCTAGTCTATTATGTGCTAGCGAAAGTTTGCTCAATTTATCTAGACCCCTTAGAGTACTTGGAATCTTcccaaaaaaatcattttttgaCAGATCGATGAGTGTTGCAGCCTTTAAATTTTCAATCTCCATAGGAATTTTCCCACCTAATAAATTGGATGAAACATTGAATTCGATGAGATCATGAAGGTCCCCCAAGGCTTCAGGTAAGCTTGAGTTCAGTCTATTGTAAGCTAGATAAAGATACCTCAAATTGGTAACTTTTCCTAAGCATGGTGGCACAGAACCAGCAAACTGATTTCCTGACAAGTTTAATGCACCAAGTTTCTTTAAATTGCAGATAACATCTGGTATGGTTCCTTCTAACTTGTTGTTTTGTAGGTAAAGTTCTTGAAGATTCAGCATGCCTTGGATAGTATTCGGGATATGTCCAGTCAACTCATTGTTAGACAGACTCATCTTTGTCACTCCAGTAAGATTACCAATTTCTTCAGGAATGACGCCCTTCAGTTTACAATCCTGTCCTACAAAACTGTGTAGAGAGTTAGAGAAATTTCCAACGGATGATGGAAAAACACCATCCAACGGATTATCAGCAAACCACAGTACTTTTAGATTCCTACAGTCTGTCAAAGATGTCAGGAAACTCATTGATGAATCGCTGGAAAAATTATTTCCCCACAAGTTGAGAAACTCAAGGTATTTTAAGTTACCAAGTGATGTAGGAATTGGACCTGTGAAACTATTGAATGAGAGTTCAAGACCTGTGAGTTTTGAAGAATTCGAGATAGTAGCAGAGATAAAACCACTAAACTGATTTTGTGCACAACTAAATTTTTCTAGGCGGTGCATTCCACGGCCTAAATCTGAAGGTAAAGTACCGGTAAACTCATTTCCTCCAAGTCCTAGGTGCTGCAGTTCCGACATGTTGAAAATGCTTGAAGGGACGGTACCAGTAAACATATTTTGGTATAATAACAGCGCCTGGAGTTTCCTAAGATTACCTAGCTCCACTGGTATCTCTCCTGTCAAGTATGAGAATATATGAACACCAGTGtgatagagagaaaaaagaaagaaatttcagATTTCTCATTAGGAAATATCATACTCCATGTCATTTTATGTCTTAGTATGACTAGGCACACCGTTTAACGAAAGTAAGAAAAACGTTTGAATCTTGTCGTCTTAAACTAAAGATGTGTTTATTGTTCCACAATACCTTTGAATCTTTTGGTTTTAAATATGCCATATGGAATATTGGAGTTAAAGAGTTACTAAATATAGAAAGAAGCATTCTTATCGAAACAAACTAAAAAGGAATTAAAATGCATAAATTGAAACAAAGAGAGTGCTACCTTCCAAGTGTTGTTCTCGAAGTTCTAATATTGTAAGTTCTGTTAAGTTAGCTAGCTCTCTTGGTATAGTTCCAATGAACTCATTGACAGACAATGACAAGACTTGAAGCTTTCTGCATTTTCCTATATTTGGTGGAACGACACCTTCTAGGTTGTTTGTTGAGAGGTAAAGCATTTCCAAGTTTGGAAGATGGTCACATATAGTCATTGGAAGCTTACCAGTAAGATTGTTACTAGTAAGAGCAATGACTTGCATTGTCGTAATGTTAAAGATTGATGGTGGTATAGAGCCAGTAAGCAAGTTGTATTGCAGGTCTAAAATAGTCATGTAACGAAGATGACCAAGTTCTCGAGGGATCTCTCCTTTGAGATAATTTCCCTGTATGCTCAACACTTCCAGCTTTGTTAGATTGGAAAGGAACGATGGTATTTCTCCCGAAAATTGGTTGCTGGAAAGGCGCATAATGCGAAGGTCTGGTACCAAACTTAAAAATGATGGAATGACACCAGTGAAGTTATTGCTTGTAACATCAATCTGTTTCAACCTCTTCAAATGAGCCAGTTCCTCTGGCAATTCTCTATAAAAAGTGTTGTTACTGATGTCGAGGGAAACAAGAAATGAGAGGTTTCCAAGATGTGGAGGAATGGTACCATGAAGTTGCATGTTAGAAATGTTTAAAGCTGTGACTCGTTGATGGCGGGAGCTGCAAGTGATTCCAATCCAGCTGCAAACTGGGGTGGAAGAAGACCAGTTTCTTGTTAATATATTGTTAGTTTCAAAAGAAATGTGAGATTTCAGGGCAACAAGAGCAGCTGCATCAGTGTTAATATTGGGAACAGTAGCAAGGGAAGTATGGTCATGTAGCAGAAAGAAAACTGCAAGAGCAATTAGAAAATTGCCACTAATTCTGCCCATAATTATAGCAggatttctcttttttctttcttgatcTAATACAAGAATGGCTATAAGGAATGATCTTAGATGATCTCTTTAATGGTATCAGTATACTGTTGTTAGTTTCTGGAGTGTTTTTGGTTTAAgagagtcaatattttgagtactacgggctcgtttggtacgagggataaggGATAATTAGTTTCGGGATTAAAATTGAAATGAGTTTATCCCACTTTTGATTAGGATAAAATTGCGGTATAACTGGTCCCGGGATTgtaatattatttttatcccaATGGGAGGGTTGGATGATAATCTCGGGATAATTATTCTCGGGATACCTTGTTTCCCAACAAAACTACCCTAAAAGTTTGTATTAGGAATGCATTATTGAGGATGGCAATATGTCTCTTGCTTCTATGTGATGTTTGAAAATACGTCAATCTCGTTCTGTTCTTTCTTGACGCGTTGCATTTAATTATAAGTTGACTGTATGATGAATCTGGAAGTCCAACTTTCCAAATTAAAGTCAAAACACAAAAACTTGCCCCTTGTTTTGAGAAGAtataacaaaaaatcaaaaattaagtTGTACATATTAATAAtgtaaatttttttaattaaaaaacgcTTAACTTTCTCAGTGGACCTTTCATATGCTGTGGTGTTCATGATTCGATTTGGATcggttttttcctaaaaagaaaccaaattaAGTTAGTCGGTTCTTCAAGTATTgcaatcaaatcaaaccaattaagtcggtttttatTGATTCAATTTTGTCGGTTTTTTAGTTATTTATCGATTTTTTTCTagaatatgagacatacactaccaaacacatgttccggcgactacattttcaacgtaataCTATCAAAGCACTTGCTCtatgagaaatctatcatttatcaagatatattgatgataattgaatcagatagtgatgaataatttaagtactcaattaaaaattgactatttttaacatagaaataaattctggtacttagcaaaagaaaattaccaatcaaactagaatataaAGGCAAgcaattagattattataatagcaaagaactagactaaacatacaaacgactaatatgcaccataaaattttaaaactttatatACTATACCAAATGCGAATCTGAATTGGTCAGCAAACTTAGTATACCAAATGCTTAAACCAAAAATATACTAAACAGTGACGGAAACGTAACAGAGTTTTCAAGTTCTTTGCTGCCCAGATAGACATACTTGACTCATTAAATTGATGGACAAAgtgagattttttatttttgtattcggTACACTGCAAAAATCTTGATCCAACAGTCTCTTTTACATGTTTGAAAAAGTCAGTATGTGTAGTCTATTTGCATTTAATGTGGATCCTTTCCACTTGCCTCCACCATGATAGTCAAATTTAGTTTTCTATTcttttatatatacatagtaaGTGAAGTTTAATTCCTATAATGTTGTATTGTAGAACTAGAAACAGTATATCCACAGTAAATATCGTGTCATCTTGTTAATTTTTGACATTTCTTTTATGTAATCAAATTAATCTACATTTTTATCATCCAATTAACTCTAACCATAACAGTCCATTCTAATTCTATATGAAGTGTCCCTCCCCGCACCTTTGAAAATCCACAAAATTCTTTTTTGACAGATCTCTCTTAtaacaaaatctttttttttttttgggggggggggggaggggggagtgaCAAGGGGTTTGTGGTTGATGGGATGCGATTCGAATGACAACTGAAAAAGGctatataaatataaagatattgaattttaatatatttgataattaaaaaaagCGATGtagaaacattttaggcgataaAATTCAGAATTTGACtataaaaaaaaactgaaaaaggcGTTGTGGGCAATTTAAGGTTTTATTAAATCTTAAATTCAAAAGGATTTGCATCCAATCATAAATTAAATTgtcgcgacccaaatcccggttgtgatggcgcccaacacactactaggcaagctcgaccattattcaacacttaacccaatttatcaaaaatagcggaaagaaatatcaattaagcaagattaaagtactgaagattttaacaaaatacacaatataatctcactaggacccggtgtcatgAATccgagcctctagaatacagaatatcatcctaatacacggtatatccaaagtccgataatgcggaaataaagagataggataggagggaaaAGATCAATGGCTGTGaatgccgtgcagctacctcgatactctcagaagctggatctgctgatcaactggatctactgagcctgagactgctctggatctgcacacaaggtgcagggagtaaagtgagtactccgacccagtgagtaataaaagtaactacagtccgaagataagaaaatccagtaaatacacaaagtaagctaaaatccgaatatacagcaacatatggaactaagcagctaaacaccagtataaatacaaatacatgaatgcaatgcaatgcatatgatggtacattccagtacccactgcggcgtgcagcccgagccatccatatttatttatcgtcgacggcgctcactgggggtgtgtacagactccggaggggctcctacagcccaagcgcaatatctcggtcagtcattgttacctgatcGGTCAACCATTGTTACCtaaccaatttatatcatacggtgccattgttaccactgttcaagtatatcatccagtgtcattgttaccactatttcaagtcactttataatcagttcagaaaataatataataagccccttgggcatttacaaaacagaagttcccagcccggaatacattttaaaatatcatttaagttttcaacacttagaattatggctgagtttgcaaaacaacatttaaaaccttggactgaaattaaatgatatgcaaatcatgctaagcagtaatatcaatcctcgaaggattttacaaatcggcacaaggccccaaacatggcatcaagcccagtaatatcaatgaagtatgtgtatcaatcaccagtatagtataaacatcacacgggatggaccaagtcacaatccacaatagtatccgaccccgcactcgccatggagtgcgtgtcatgcctcaatatagcgttacgatgtgatagtccggggtttcaaaccctcagaacaacatttacatctattactcacctcaagatggccaaaagtctactccgcgatgccctttcctttcgaatcgacctcctcgcgcatcaaatcttgccaaaaccacaaggaatatattacaataggctaagggaatataacccaatcgaaaagactcgaaaaatatcgaaaatcacgaaatttgcaaaacccaagccccgggcccacttctcgaaaaattactaaagtcacatcaccggattcctcgtctcgccacgagtccgtatatataaaatttaccaaaatcggagttcatttgacccctcaaatcaccaaatcttattttctataattttcatgctctaatccatacataattgatgtaattaactcaaaataggtggggataacttaccttcacattgatgatgaaaatcccctctggaagctccccaaaaatcgtccatactttgaagaaatgaagaaaagtgagctaaatccgtgtataaaagaatctgcatgtgcttcgtcgagttgtaccttgcacttgtgctatacaagttgtacatcctattaaaattgttccttgtcggacaccttctgtttaaacacctataacgtcttgtataaatatctaaatgataaacggtttaaagatttagaaactagactcaaagatctttaattttataggttgtacaccatataacgctttatatatcccgagatatgagcttctaaagtgcatcgtaaattctgccgaaattgctccagcagcccttttcgatccatcgtaactttctgagatgatatccaaatcgcgaa
Proteins encoded in this region:
- the LOC107818957 gene encoding uncharacterized protein LOC107818957 — encoded protein: MGRISGNFLIALAVFFLLHDHTSLATVPNINTDAAALVALKSHISFETNNILTRNWSSSTPVCSWIGITCSSRHQRVTALNISNMQLHGTIPPHLGNLSFLVSLDISNNTFYRELPEELAHLKRLKQIDVTSNNFTGVIPSFLSLVPDLRIMRLSSNQFSGEIPSFLSNLTKLEVLSIQGNYLKGEIPRELGHLRYMTILDLQYNLLTGSIPPSIFNITTMQVIALTSNNLTGKLPMTICDHLPNLEMLYLSTNNLEGVVPPNIGKCRKLQVLSLSVNEFIGTIPRELANLTELTILELREQHLEGEIPVELGNLRKLQALLLYQNMFTGTVPSSIFNMSELQHLGLGGNEFTGTLPSDLGRGMHRLEKFSCAQNQFSGFISATISNSSKLTGLELSFNSFTGPIPTSLGNLKYLEFLNLWGNNFSSDSSMSFLTSLTDCRNLKVLWFADNPLDGVFPSSVGNFSNSLHSFVGQDCKLKGVIPEEIGNLTGVTKMSLSNNELTGHIPNTIQGMLNLQELYLQNNKLEGTIPDVICNLKKLGALNLSGNQFAGSVPPCLGKVTNLRYLYLAYNRLNSSLPEALGDLHDLIEFNVSSNLLGGKIPMEIENLKAATLIDLSKNDFFGKIPSTLRGLDKLSKLSLAHNRLDGYIPDSFGEMLALEFLDLSYNNLSGEIPKSLEALVYLKYLNISFNELSGEIPTGGPFTNATGQSFLSNNALCGDSRFHVSPCIIKSTKTKKATLVLYTLLGVGLLFLALAFTCVYLRMQMIKKNAGQAEVSPIIGHERISYYELEQATEGFDESNLLGNGSFSTVYKGTLKDGTPLAAKVFNVQLEGAFKSFDTECEMLRNLRHRNLTKIITSCSNLDFKALVLEYMPNGALDKWLYSHNLFLNLLRRLDIMIDVASAMDYLHNGYSTPVVHCDLKPSNVLLDQEMVGHVTDFGIAKLLGAGENFVQTGTIATLGYIAPEYGQDGIVSTSCDVYSFGILMMETFTRMRPSDEIFTGDLTIRRWVSDSFPSRIHKVVDTNLVQPRNDQTDAKLQCVLSIMKLALSCTLVTPDARISMGDALSALRMIRLEFVSSLN